The region AGATGGGCGAACGATCCGGTCTCCATCGCGCGGGGGAGTTCCCGTTCAAGGATCGGGTAGAACCGCTCACCCTTGAGCGCCTCGGCAACCCGCTCCGGCGACTCTTCGGCGATAAGACGGTCGAGAGCGACCTTATCCAGCCTGCCGGCCGGGACCAGGACCTCCTTGATCTTGCCGGACTGCATCCTCTGCATCTTTCCGCGCAGGATGGTGACGACGTTCTGGATATCCCAGCGGCGCAGATAACTGGCGGTAAAGTGCTTCAGTTCACCGGGCACGAGTTCCAGGATGCTCTGGTACTCCTTGGCAAGGTTCCAACTCAAGGCCACCTCGACGAGGTTGATACCGGAGAAGGAGGTACCGAGTTCATCGATCTCGGACCGGTAATTGGTCTCGCCGATGAACCGGGTGATCTCAGGCAGGCTCATGTTCAGCATGCGGAGATAATCCTCGCGCGGTATCAGCAACGACTTGCGCACCCGCATGCGGGTGCAGGCGTAGATGTACGGAGCCGATCCGCTACTTATCTCTGCCATTTATGAACCTCCTTATGTAAACAGAATATCTGACGCATCCTTCAGGCCGGATTCCCATACTTCGTCCAGGAACGTGCTGTAGCTGTAGTCGAGCTGCAGCTCGCCGTCGGTGCTCTCAACAATGATGCCGCCGGGGATATCGACCGGCGCACCCACGGTGTAGCCCGAGAGAGTCTTCAGCCGGGAGACGATCTCCTCGACCACGGGGAGATCCCGCTCGTTTGCGTGCACGACGCCCTTCTTGATCTCCTTTGCCGCTCTCTTCAGCAGGTCCGTGAGCGCCTTCTCGTGGAACTCGGCAGGCAGATCACCGACAGCGGCGAGCGAGGTCGAATAGACCTGATCGAGGAGGGTCTTCTGGGCGTTCAAGACCTGCCGCTTGACGACAAGGTTGGCCGCAGAGACCTCTTGGTTGACGACGTGGGTGACCGTCCGGTCCGCTTCCTCTTTGGCCGACATCTTGATCTCGGCAGCACGGGCTTGTGCGTCCCGGAGGATCTCCTCGACGTCGGCCCGGGTCCCCGCCCGGATCGCCTCGACCTCCTTTCGCCCTTTCTCCCTGATCTCGTTGACGACTGCTTCGAGTCCCATGGTTCACTCCATCAGAACAGAAGCAGCAGTGCAACCACAAGACCGAAGATGACGATGGTTTCAGGAATCACAGTGAAGAGCAGTGC is a window of Methanoculleus sp. 7T DNA encoding:
- a CDS encoding V-type ATP synthase subunit C; translated protein: MAEISSGSAPYIYACTRMRVRKSLLIPREDYLRMLNMSLPEITRFIGETNYRSEIDELGTSFSGINLVEVALSWNLAKEYQSILELVPGELKHFTASYLRRWDIQNVVTILRGKMQRMQSGKIKEVLVPAGRLDKVALDRLIAEESPERVAEALKGERFYPILERELPRAMETGSFAHLENELYKGYYARLIADAKGGVKGGDIFLKYIELEIDIRNIQNLFRLRAGHVHEDVRELMIPGGSFSVEELQRLSGLEDRDEFIDALKRQVRAVPLLNTLEAIREKHAIHEIEVALTRVQLDQMERMSKRYPFSILPILVYLEEKKYEVANLRALARGKEANLPGERLQGYLVM
- a CDS encoding V-type ATP synthase subunit E family protein, with the translated sequence MGLEAVVNEIREKGRKEVEAIRAGTRADVEEILRDAQARAAEIKMSAKEEADRTVTHVVNQEVSAANLVVKRQVLNAQKTLLDQVYSTSLAAVGDLPAEFHEKALTDLLKRAAKEIKKGVVHANERDLPVVEEIVSRLKTLSGYTVGAPVDIPGGIIVESTDGELQLDYSYSTFLDEVWESGLKDASDILFT